AAATTATTCTAGCACTCCAAAAGAAAACagatttttatatatgcataagtGTAGTTATACCTTATTCATGTTTATTGTACATAGTCTTTAAAGTGATTATGAGTAAAGCAAATATGACCATAGTGAGAACTTATATTAAATTAGATAAAAGGAGAAGAGAAATAAGCAAATCATgaagcatatatatatatatctaatacatattatatacctacatatatctatggtatgaaataaaaaacttgtaataaataatgtaaaatataattttaattttgatcaaAATTTGTGTGTGAATGTAGATTTTAAAGGCATTTTATAGTACCATATAATATAAGttcttcacaattttacatacatttttagctTCCTGttgaagttttattatattatttcctttctattaaaaaataaacataaaatcaaCACTTAGTGTTCTACAGTAATATTAGCATGTACAAATGTttatgcatgtatacatttataaaatctACATAAACACTCTTTAATAATAAGGTTTTAACAATACAATACATAAAAGTACAATTTTCTCCAGTACATATACAGTAgactcatatatatttttcgtaatatttatagaatactattgaaaattaaatacaaattcaaaaacCGGTTTCATTTGTTTTCGACACGATATACTCGGTACAAACTTAGGCATACAGCTCTAATAATGAACTTACACAAATGTTTGcatgataaaaaaaaagaaaacaacaaagatAAGCAAGGCTAATTTTTGTTCTTTAGAttcgatatttcaaaacaattgcTTCTTGGGTTCCTGCATTCGTCCATGGAATATTCAAATGCACTACACACAATTAGCAAAGCATATTAATAAattccttattattttttattaataaatttttactaattcaCGAGCCTATTTTTCTACTTACACACATGCAGGAAACTCTCAGCGCgtttaaatgtgtatgtatgtagatttagctgtatatactataaattaCAAGAATATGTTTTGCCGTTATATTCTTGaatatttgttgatatttaaATTCAGATTTTATTGGACTTTGCGTGGTAGTTGCAACACATTTGCTACTGCTAATATTATTGGTttctttttagtattttaaatagtttggAACTAATTCGATTTCGCTGAAAATGGACTAGACGATCCTACAGACGGTGGCGTTGGAGTGGCACCACTGCGAACGCCATCGCCCTCGCATACGTATTTTCCTAAAAGATAGATGAGAATTATATTGTTCCATGTATAGGTATTTGGAAATAAATCTAATCAGATTAATCTCTAGGTATGAACTTTAACTTACCTGAAACAAAACGGCGCTTCACCAAGGACAGTCGATATCCGCTGCCTTGCAGTTCGAACTCTATGCCCGATAAAGTAGTGCCCTCACAATTGAATTGTGTGGTCAATAAGGCTGGAATGGATGGACCATCGTTAAGTTCAAGACGGGCACGCAGCGTACCGACACCGCCATCCTGTGAATTTTGAGAGATATCTGTGAAATTCCAAACCAAACGGTTTGATTCACCTAGCCTATAataatcaaacatttttattttatttatatttattttgttttgttaatcGAATTGTACTTACCACGCGGAATGTGGTTTCGATTGCACGTTACGAACCAAACCGTTCACCGGCACCGAGAGTGTGACATTCAGTAGTGGTGATGCGTTTGCCATTGCATGGTTATTGTATTTGTAATCAATTTTGAGCGCCGTAAACGTAGGTTCACACTTCCAATAAGAAACCAACTGGAAAGGACACGATGAGGCACCAGGCTTAGAGCGCACTTGGTACTTCAATATATCCACATTAAAGTATGACGCGTTGGGATTATGCTCGGCTTGGTGGCGCAACAATGCGGTCAATGCAGGCATATTGAATTCCAATAATGTACTAAAGGTGCTCGATTGATTACGATCGCTGGGAAGAggttatatattaaattgagtGGCATTAGAGAACGTAAGGTtcgtaaagttaatattttacaattaaatgtttatttttagattaGCCCTGTACAATTTTTTAGTTAGCAGAGCCCATATTTCCAGCGCGCTGAAAAACATTGATTCTTCTTATTAGCTACGCACTAACTACGCTCTCttcaattaataattataattccattttaaatttgaaatactcACATTTGCACTAATTTTGaattcggtagtaaattttctAAGTTTTGAACATTCTTGATACGAAAGCCAAGTTTCGCTGGATTTGGATTATTCGCTAGAAGGCCTACAATCCCAGCTGGAAAGGATAACATCATATCGCCAGAGATTTTTACCTGACAGCGCGATTCGTCGCTACCCCTGTCGAAACGAgtaatatatcaatatcataAAGCCATGAAGCGTTTttctgtgtatatacatacgtacctaAAATAGGCGTGTATAATTTCATGGAATGCCACCGCTAATGGAATCGTGTCTGAAATGCCAATGGTGAGCGGCGATGGACCACGCGATGACCCTATACCACCGATAGCAGTGCGGAATTCTAAACTGCCAACACTGTCTGCGCGATTCATAGCTGGAGATGGGCTAATGCGCCCACGGGCCGCTGCTACTGAAGGCGCCATTACCATTTCGGAGCGACGTGAAGGTGGTCTTGGTATTGCAATACTGTTAGCGGATGTTGGTGTAGGTATTTGCCGGCTATTTGATTTCGAAAGAGTGGCGGAAGCGGGCGCAGAGGCACTTACATCGCCCAATTCAGAAAATATATCGCCTAAGTCGGCGTATCTGCGGAagaatttacttatttataaagaGGAACCAATTACAGTAAGTCAATGTAAATCACCTCGAGTTATTCGACATGGAGAGTGTAGGGCTTTGTAGTGGTGCATATGGATGCACCGTGGCGGTTGGTGTGGACGCATTGGATATCTCAGGTGATTGCTGACGCGAAGCGATACGAGATTGCTGCAACTGCTGATTGCTGTGTTGTTGATTAAAAGTCTGTAAATAAGTGTAAatgatatgtgtacatattgaaagcattataactttttgcaataaattttatttgtttttgtaccgAAAATACGCTGGTGGGCGACAGTGATATATTCTCTACAGTAGCGCGCAACTCATCCACACTTGCGGACATTGGCGCTTGGCCATTGTTCAGTGGCTTGATCTTCACGTGTATGCGTCTTTCTGGCTTATCGTTGTCTGAATCTGAGTCGGAATCAGAGTAGAAACTTCCAGCTAATTTAgacaaatataacaaaaaaaatatattgtttaattttacttgttaatttttttcactcacttTTATCGTGATTTTCGTCCCAAGCAATTTCTTTGGGCGGTTGCATGCTGTATCCATCCTCGTCAACCTCATTAGCGCCGTATGCTTTGGTGCCTCCTGCACCACCACTAGCTGTGCCATTTCCAGAAGCGCTGCTATTTTTGTTAGTATTATTTGTTGCATTAAAAGCATTGCCTGCCGAGCTACTTCCAATATTTTCCGATATATTTACGCCAAGAGCACCGGCACCACCGCCCGACGAGTCCACGCTGCCCGGTGCTGAAGCAGATGATAAACCCAATCCTCCGGCACTGCTGCCGCtggaattttgtgttttcattCTATTGATATCGTCAGTATCATAGGAGTTGTTGGCGCGATCCACACTACGTAAACGTAAAGATGCGTCAGTGTCCAAACAATACCgataaatcaaatgaaattaccTTCCCTGTTGCTCTTCTTGTATATTATCTGCCGCTTCGCCATCTTTCTTCTTTTTAGACTTTTTAGTTTTCGCTTTATCTCGACGGCTACGCAAAATACCAGATACTGTGCatatagaaatatgaaatattacatatttgaaaCGAGGTTAGGATCCATTAATAATTGAGGTataagaaatttacattttctaaattaatatttcagaaAAGGCCGTGTTTtcactaaaaacaaaattttagaaatttatatttgcaaGTAAATTTTGATGTACCTCATTATATAGAATTATGTATCACCTTGCATACATTAGAAATTAGTAATCGCAATAGGAAAATTAGTAAATAATGTTCGATAAACTTAACGCAGACTTTAATGAGATGAATGcatgcttttaaataaatacaatacatatatagaagAGAGGCATTGAGTTGGCAgtagaattttgcaaaaaacctCTATAAACGCTAcagctttaattaaaat
The sequence above is drawn from the Bactrocera tryoni isolate S06 chromosome 1, CSIRO_BtryS06_freeze2, whole genome shotgun sequence genome and encodes:
- the LOC120782268 gene encoding F-BAR domain only protein 2 isoform X3; protein product: MTVDFNDYFWGEKNNGFDVLYHNMKFGWVASKELSEFFREKSNIEEQNSKLMAKLAHKASTGTLNSTFAPVWTILRTSAEKLSTLHLQMVQKLTELVKDVAKYADELHKKHKTVKEEESHTLESVQAMQTSTAAVQKLRDLYASKVLELEKLRKDNASQKDIEKVETKLRKLQDEYKALLDKHNPIKNDFERRMTQTCKRFQEIEEVHLRQMKEFLSTFLEMLQNNHDMVGQVHSDFKRQFNDMTVDKLLEQFVLNKYTGLEKPEVPELEIIPLSIQQQSVSATRLNHPGGTAAAASNSNSATSIQGAISRITSGSISMDQRGSVGVEAGSLGSGGGGIGAVGGSGSGSNSLLNADDNILGLQTSPRATSPILLNTAADVISGTSVSTVPAAVLTNTSTNTSTVRSNFLNWFSSSIPSSKQQPANSNAGATAAATTANSGGGNFGTDSIGTTHTGTAIMKNSLNSELQSLQDNNNQVSGILRSRRDKAKTKKSKKKKDGEAADNIQEEQQGSVDRANNSYDTDDINRMKTQNSSGSSAGGLGLSSASAPGSVDSSGGGAGALGVNISENIGSSSAGNAFNATNNTNKNSSASGNGTASGGAGGTKAYGANEVDEDGYSMQPPKEIAWDENHDKTGSFYSDSDSDSDNDKPERRIHVKIKPLNNGQAPMSASVDELRATVENISLSPTSVFSTFNQQHSNQQLQQSRIASRQQSPEISNASTPTATVHPYAPLQSPTLSMSNNSRYADLGDIFSELGDVSASAPASATLSKSNSRQIPTPTSANSIAIPRPPSRRSEMVMAPSVAAARGRISPSPAMNRADSVGSLEFRTAIGGIGSSRGPSPLTIGISDTIPLAVAFHEIIHAYFRGSDESRCQVKISGDMMLSFPAGIVGLLANNPNPAKLGFRIKNVQNLENLLPNSKLVQIDRNQSSTFSTLLEFNMPALTALLRHQAEHNPNASYFNVDILKYQVRSKPGASSCPFQLVSYWKCEPTFTALKIDYKYNNHAMANASPLLNVTLSVPVNGLVRNVQSKPHSAWLGESNRLVWNFTDISQNSQDGGVGTLRARLELNDGPSIPALLTTQFNCEGTTLSGIEFELQGSGYRLSLVKRRFVSGKYVCEGDGVRSGATPTPPSVGSSSPFSAKSN
- the LOC120782268 gene encoding F-BAR domain only protein 2 isoform X4 — translated: MTVDFNDYFWGEKNNGFDVLYHNMKFGWVASKELSEFFREKSNIEEQNSKLMAKLAHKASTGTLNSTFAPVWTILRTSAEKLSTLHLQMVQKLTELVKDVAKYADELHKKHKTVKEEESHTLESVQAMQTSTAAVQKLRDLYASKVLELEKLRKDNASQKDIEKVETKLRKLQDEYKALLDKHNPIKNDFERRMTQTCKRFQEIEEVHLRQMKEFLSTFLEMLQNNHDMVGQVHSDFKRQFNDMTVDKLLEQFVLNKYTGLEKPEVPELEIIPLSIQQQSVSATRLNHPGGTAAAASNSNSATSIQGAISRITSGSISMDQRGSVGVEAGSLGSGGGGIGAVGGSGSGSNSLLNADDNILGLQTSPRATSPILLNTAADVISGTSVSTVPAAVLTNTSTNTSTVRSNFLNWFSSSIPSSKQQPANSNAGATAAATTANSGGGNFVSGILRSRRDKAKTKKSKKKKDGEAADNIQEEQQGSVDRANNSYDTDDINRMKTQNSSGSSAGGLGLSSASAPGSVDSSGGGAGALGVNISENIGSSSAGNAFNATNNTNKNSSASGNGTASGGAGGTKAYGANEVDEDGYSMQPPKEIAWDENHDKTGSFYSDSDSDSDNDKPERRIHVKIKPLNNGQAPMSASVDELRATVENISLSPTSVFSTFNQQHSNQQLQQSRIASRQQSPEISNASTPTATVHPYAPLQSPTLSMSNNSRYADLGDIFSELGDVSASAPASATLSKSNSRQIPTPTSANSIAIPRPPSRRSEMVMAPSVAAARGRISPSPAMNRADSVGSLEFRTAIGGIGSSRGPSPLTIGISDTIPLAVAFHEIIHAYFRGSDESRCQVKISGDMMLSFPAGIVGLLANNPNPAKLGFRIKNVQNLENLLPNSKLVQIDRNQSSTFSTLLEFNMPALTALLRHQAEHNPNASYFNVDILKYQVRSKPGASSCPFQLVSYWKCEPTFTALKIDYKYNNHAMANASPLLNVTLSVPVNGLVRNVQSKPHSAWLGESNRLVWNFTDISQNSQDGGVGTLRARLELNDGPSIPALLTTQFNCEGTTLSGIEFELQGSGYRLSLVKRRFVSGKYVCEGDGVRSGATPTPPSVGSSSPFSAKSN
- the LOC120782268 gene encoding F-BAR domain only protein 2 isoform X2, with amino-acid sequence MTVDFNDYFWGEKNNGFDVLYHNMKFGWVASKELSEFFREKSNIEEQNSKLMAKLAHKASTGTLNSTFAPVWTILRTSAEKLSTLHLQMVQKLTELVKDVAKYADELHKKHKTVKEEESHTLESVQAMQTSTAAVQKLRDLYASKVLELEKLRKDNASQKDIEKVETKLRKLQDEYKALLDKHNPIKNDFERRMTQTCKRFQEIEEVHLRQMKEFLSTFLEMLQNNHDMVGQVHSDFKRQFNDMTVDKLLEQFVLNKYTGLEKPEVPELEIIPLSIQQQSVSATRLNHPGGTAAAASNSNSATSIQGAISRITSGSISMDQRGSVGVEAGSLGSGGGGIGAVGGSGSGSNSLLNADDNILGLQTSPRATSPILLNTAADVISGTSVSTVPAAVLTNTSTNTSTVRSNFLNWFSSSIPSSKQQPANSNAGATAAATTANSGGGNFDLDQTLVEPHLQQRPSSPTPTGSSSAVNRNYTEPLSTSLNERSNHMHSNPHSASMSGTAVSASSAGASVGNSRRTTSLLNIFTSNSQVSGILRSRRDKAKTKKSKKKKDGEAADNIQEEQQGSVDRANNSYDTDDINRMKTQNSSGSSAGGLGLSSASAPGSVDSSGGGAGALGVNISENIGSSSAGNAFNATNNTNKNSSASGNGTASGGAGGTKAYGANEVDEDGYSMQPPKEIAWDENHDKTGSFYSDSDSDSDNDKPERRIHVKIKPLNNGQAPMSASVDELRATVENISLSPTSVFSTFNQQHSNQQLQQSRIASRQQSPEISNASTPTATVHPYAPLQSPTLSMSNNSRYADLGDIFSELGDVSASAPASATLSKSNSRQIPTPTSANSIAIPRPPSRRSEMVMAPSVAAARGRISPSPAMNRADSVGSLEFRTAIGGIGSSRGPSPLTIGISDTIPLAVAFHEIIHAYFRGSDESRCQVKISGDMMLSFPAGIVGLLANNPNPAKLGFRIKNVQNLENLLPNSKLVQIDRNQSSTFSTLLEFNMPALTALLRHQAEHNPNASYFNVDILKYQVRSKPGASSCPFQLVSYWKCEPTFTALKIDYKYNNHAMANASPLLNVTLSVPVNGLVRNVQSKPHSAWLGESNRLVWNFTDISQNSQDGGVGTLRARLELNDGPSIPALLTTQFNCEGTTLSGIEFELQGSGYRLSLVKRRFVSGKYVCEGDGVRSGATPTPPSVGSSSPFSAKSN
- the LOC120782268 gene encoding F-BAR domain only protein 2 isoform X1, translating into MTVDFNDYFWGEKNNGFDVLYHNMKFGWVASKELSEFFREKSNIEEQNSKLMAKLAHKASTGTLNSTFAPVWTILRTSAEKLSTLHLQMVQKLTELVKDVAKYADELHKKHKTVKEEESHTLESVQAMQTSTAAVQKLRDLYASKVLELEKLRKDNASQKDIEKVETKLRKLQDEYKALLDKHNPIKNDFERRMTQTCKRFQEIEEVHLRQMKEFLSTFLEMLQNNHDMVGQVHSDFKRQFNDMTVDKLLEQFVLNKYTGLEKPEVPELEIIPLSIQQQSVSATRLNHPGGTAAAASNSNSATSIQGAISRITSGSISMDQRGSVGVEAGSLGSGGGGIGAVGGSGSGSNSLLNADDNILGLQTSPRATSPILLNTAADVISGTSVSTVPAAVLTNTSTNTSTVRSNFLNWFSSSIPSSKQQPANSNAGATAAATTANSGGGNFGTDSIGTTHTGTAIMKNSLNSELQSLQDNNNQDLDQTLVEPHLQQRPSSPTPTGSSSAVNRNYTEPLSTSLNERSNHMHSNPHSASMSGTAVSASSAGASVGNSRRTTSLLNIFTSNSQVSGILRSRRDKAKTKKSKKKKDGEAADNIQEEQQGSVDRANNSYDTDDINRMKTQNSSGSSAGGLGLSSASAPGSVDSSGGGAGALGVNISENIGSSSAGNAFNATNNTNKNSSASGNGTASGGAGGTKAYGANEVDEDGYSMQPPKEIAWDENHDKTGSFYSDSDSDSDNDKPERRIHVKIKPLNNGQAPMSASVDELRATVENISLSPTSVFSTFNQQHSNQQLQQSRIASRQQSPEISNASTPTATVHPYAPLQSPTLSMSNNSRYADLGDIFSELGDVSASAPASATLSKSNSRQIPTPTSANSIAIPRPPSRRSEMVMAPSVAAARGRISPSPAMNRADSVGSLEFRTAIGGIGSSRGPSPLTIGISDTIPLAVAFHEIIHAYFRGSDESRCQVKISGDMMLSFPAGIVGLLANNPNPAKLGFRIKNVQNLENLLPNSKLVQIDRNQSSTFSTLLEFNMPALTALLRHQAEHNPNASYFNVDILKYQVRSKPGASSCPFQLVSYWKCEPTFTALKIDYKYNNHAMANASPLLNVTLSVPVNGLVRNVQSKPHSAWLGESNRLVWNFTDISQNSQDGGVGTLRARLELNDGPSIPALLTTQFNCEGTTLSGIEFELQGSGYRLSLVKRRFVSGKYVCEGDGVRSGATPTPPSVGSSSPFSAKSN